In Pseudomonas putida, a genomic segment contains:
- the pstA gene encoding phosphate ABC transporter permease PstA produces the protein MKKDSLKGWFKSGAPGVWVSGGAVAMAVIMTVGLLAVIAVRGLGHFWPADLIQATYKVPGQADHVVIGEVVQKEEVPRARLKGAGLPVPDEGPEFMTRELIKVGNRDLNGSDFTWVVGDWLVDEQHPGELMALERREWGNFYGYLVSVKENGKVVAEGTTAWPELQARLKRASQLNDQLTQLEKKDIGAINHGLERLRLHARKLELDGKLDAQAQADMDAERAELTSRYKAIEDRLMGLHQDFARDSLVARDGNGREVEINLSKVVHAIQPNGMSAFAKLGNYFAKVWEFLSDDPREANTEGGIFPAIFGTVMMTLIMAVIVTPFGVLAAVYLREYAKQGPVTRLIRIAVNNLAGVPAIVYGVFGLGFFVYVLGGSIDRLFFPEALPAPTLGTPGLLWASLTLALLAVPVVIVATEEGLARIPRTLREGSLALGATKAETLWKIVLPMASPAMMTGMILAVARAAGEVAPLMLVGVVKLAPSLPLDGNYPYLHLDQKIMHLGFHIYDVGFQSPNVEAARPLVYATALLLVLVIATLNLSAVWIRNHLREKYKALDS, from the coding sequence GTGAAAAAGGATTCCCTCAAGGGCTGGTTCAAGAGCGGCGCACCTGGCGTCTGGGTCAGCGGCGGCGCCGTGGCCATGGCGGTGATCATGACCGTGGGCCTGCTGGCGGTGATCGCCGTGCGCGGCCTGGGGCACTTCTGGCCGGCCGACCTGATCCAGGCCACCTATAAAGTGCCGGGCCAGGCCGACCACGTGGTGATCGGTGAAGTGGTGCAAAAGGAAGAGGTGCCGCGTGCCCGGCTCAAGGGCGCCGGCTTGCCGGTGCCGGACGAAGGCCCGGAATTCATGACCCGCGAGCTGATCAAGGTCGGTAACCGCGACCTCAACGGCAGCGATTTCACCTGGGTGGTCGGCGACTGGCTGGTGGACGAACAGCACCCGGGCGAGCTGATGGCCCTGGAGCGCCGCGAGTGGGGCAACTTCTACGGCTACCTGGTCAGCGTCAAGGAGAACGGCAAGGTGGTCGCCGAAGGCACCACGGCCTGGCCCGAGCTGCAAGCCCGTCTCAAGCGTGCCAGCCAGCTCAACGACCAGCTGACGCAGCTGGAGAAGAAGGATATCGGTGCCATCAACCATGGCCTCGAGCGCCTGCGCCTGCACGCCCGCAAGCTTGAGCTGGACGGCAAGCTGGACGCCCAGGCCCAGGCCGACATGGATGCCGAGCGGGCCGAGCTGACCAGCCGCTACAAGGCCATCGAAGACCGCCTGATGGGCCTGCACCAGGACTTCGCCCGCGATAGCCTGGTAGCCCGCGACGGCAACGGCCGCGAAGTGGAGATCAACCTGAGCAAGGTGGTGCATGCCATCCAGCCGAACGGCATGTCGGCCTTCGCCAAGCTCGGTAACTACTTCGCCAAGGTCTGGGAATTCCTCAGCGACGACCCGCGTGAAGCCAACACCGAGGGCGGGATCTTCCCGGCCATCTTCGGTACCGTGATGATGACCCTGATCATGGCCGTGATCGTCACGCCATTCGGCGTGCTGGCGGCGGTCTACCTGCGCGAGTACGCCAAGCAAGGCCCGGTGACCCGCCTGATCCGCATTGCGGTGAACAACCTGGCGGGCGTTCCGGCGATCGTCTACGGAGTGTTCGGCCTGGGCTTCTTCGTCTACGTGCTGGGCGGCTCGATCGACCGGTTGTTCTTCCCCGAGGCGCTGCCGGCGCCGACCCTGGGCACTCCGGGCCTGCTGTGGGCGTCGCTGACCCTGGCGCTGCTGGCCGTGCCGGTGGTGATCGTGGCGACCGAAGAAGGCCTGGCGCGTATCCCGCGCACGCTGCGCGAGGGCTCGCTGGCGCTGGGCGCGACCAAGGCCGAGACCCTGTGGAAGATCGTCCTGCCGATGGCCAGCCCGGCGATGATGACCGGCATGATCCTCGCCGTGGCCCGCGCCGCGGGCGAGGTGGCGCCGCTGATGCTGGTGGGTGTGGTGAAGCTGGCGCCGTCGTTGCCGCTCGATGGCAACTACCCGTACCTGCACCTGGACCAGAAGATCATGCACCTGGGCTTCCACATCTATGACGTCGGCTTCCAGAGCCCCAACGTCGAGGCCGCGCGGCCGCTGGTGTACGCCACCGCATTGTTGCTGGTGCTGGTGATCGCCACCCTCAACCTCTCGGCGGTGTGGATCCGTAACCACCTGCGCGAGAAGTACAAGGCCCTGGACAGCTGA
- a CDS encoding ABC transporter permease subunit, whose protein sequence is MNDLANSTMTQNSPPERIDFNTPELQRKRRMRALKDRLTRWYVLVGGLAVLAAITLIFFYLAYVVLPLFQGAELTSKKALEPTWLQQDAGKPLMIALEEQNLVGMRVSDKGQALFFDTKSGAELKRVDLPLPAGTQVNSIGTDQPGSALVVLGLSNGQALVFHHTYKITYPDNKKTITPGIDYPYGEQPFLLDEQGRALDHVSVNLNGETLVLAGSTGAQLQVLQLSSSENMLTGEVSTEQNRIELPQMTETVKNIFIDPRQQWLYVINGRATADVFSLRDKRLNGRYKLTESADTEITASGQLVGGISLILGDSKGGLAQWFMARDADGESRFKQIRTFQLGKAPIVQIDAEERRKGFIALDSAGELGVFHSTAHRTLLVEPVAEGAGVLALSPRANRIIIEQGGKLLPLSLRNPHPEISFSALWGKVWYENYDEPKYVWQSTASNTDFEPKLSLSPLTFGTLKAAFYAMILAAPLAVAAAIYTAYFMAPGMRRKVKPVIELMEAMPTVILGFFAGLFLAPYLEGHLPGVFSLFVLLPFGILLAGFAWSRLPESIRLRVPDGWEAAILIPVILFTGWLALTLSPHMENWFFGGDMRLWITNDLGITYDQRNALVVGIAMGFAVIPNIYSIAEDAVFSVPRSLTLGSLALGATPWQTLTRVVILTASPGIFSALMIGMGRAVGETMIVLMATGNTPVMEMNLFEGMRTLAANVAVEMPESEVGGSHYRVLFLAALVLLMFTFVMNTLAELIRQRLRKKYSSL, encoded by the coding sequence ATGAATGATCTGGCCAATTCCACAATGACCCAAAATTCCCCGCCCGAGCGGATCGATTTCAACACCCCCGAGCTGCAACGCAAGCGCCGCATGCGCGCCCTCAAGGATCGCCTGACCCGCTGGTATGTACTGGTGGGCGGGCTTGCCGTGCTGGCTGCGATCACCCTGATCTTCTTCTACCTGGCCTACGTGGTGCTGCCCCTGTTCCAGGGCGCCGAGCTGACCAGCAAGAAGGCCCTGGAGCCGACCTGGCTGCAGCAGGATGCCGGCAAGCCGCTGATGATCGCGCTCGAGGAGCAGAATCTGGTCGGCATGCGGGTCTCGGACAAGGGCCAGGCGTTGTTCTTCGATACCAAGAGCGGCGCCGAACTCAAGCGCGTCGACCTGCCGCTGCCGGCAGGCACCCAGGTCAACTCGATCGGTACCGACCAACCGGGCAGCGCACTGGTGGTGCTGGGCCTGAGCAATGGCCAGGCGCTGGTGTTCCACCACACCTACAAGATCACCTACCCGGACAATAAAAAGACCATCACCCCTGGCATCGACTACCCGTATGGCGAGCAGCCGTTCCTGCTCGACGAACAGGGCCGTGCCCTCGACCATGTGAGCGTCAACCTCAACGGCGAGACCTTGGTGCTGGCCGGCTCCACCGGCGCCCAACTGCAGGTGCTGCAGCTGTCGAGCAGCGAGAACATGCTGACCGGCGAGGTCAGCACCGAGCAGAACCGCATCGAGCTGCCGCAGATGACCGAGACGGTGAAGAACATCTTCATCGACCCGCGCCAGCAGTGGCTGTACGTGATCAACGGTCGCGCCACCGCCGATGTCTTCAGCCTGCGCGACAAGCGCCTCAATGGCCGCTACAAGCTCACCGAGAGCGCCGATACCGAAATCACCGCCAGTGGCCAGCTGGTGGGGGGGATTTCGCTGATCCTGGGCGATTCCAAGGGTGGCCTGGCCCAGTGGTTCATGGCCCGCGATGCGGATGGCGAGTCGCGTTTCAAGCAGATCCGCACCTTCCAGCTGGGCAAGGCGCCCATCGTGCAGATCGACGCCGAGGAGCGTCGCAAGGGCTTCATCGCTCTCGACAGTGCCGGCGAGCTGGGCGTGTTCCACAGCACCGCGCACCGCACCCTGCTGGTCGAGCCGGTCGCCGAGGGCGCGGGCGTGCTGGCCCTTTCGCCGCGCGCCAACCGCATCATCATCGAACAGGGTGGCAAGCTGCTGCCGCTGAGCCTACGCAACCCGCACCCGGAAATTTCCTTCAGCGCGCTGTGGGGCAAGGTCTGGTACGAGAACTACGATGAGCCCAAGTACGTGTGGCAGTCGACGGCCTCGAACACCGACTTCGAGCCCAAACTGAGCCTTTCGCCCCTGACCTTCGGGACCCTCAAGGCGGCGTTCTACGCGATGATTCTCGCGGCTCCGCTGGCCGTCGCCGCGGCCATCTACACCGCTTACTTCATGGCCCCGGGCATGCGCCGCAAGGTCAAGCCGGTGATCGAGCTGATGGAGGCGATGCCGACGGTGATCCTCGGCTTCTTCGCCGGCCTGTTCCTCGCGCCGTACCTCGAAGGCCACCTGCCCGGTGTGTTCAGCCTGTTCGTGCTGCTGCCGTTTGGCATCCTCCTGGCCGGCTTCGCTTGGAGCCGCCTGCCGGAATCGATCCGCCTGCGCGTGCCGGACGGCTGGGAAGCCGCGATCCTGATCCCGGTGATCCTGTTCACCGGCTGGTTGGCGCTGACCCTGAGCCCGCACATGGAGAACTGGTTCTTCGGCGGCGACATGCGCTTGTGGATAACCAATGACCTGGGCATCACCTACGACCAGCGCAACGCCCTGGTGGTCGGTATCGCCATGGGCTTCGCGGTCATCCCGAACATCTACTCCATCGCCGAGGACGCCGTGTTCAGCGTGCCGCGCAGCCTGACCCTGGGCTCGCTGGCGCTGGGCGCGACGCCCTGGCAGACCCTGACCCGCGTGGTCATCCTCACCGCCAGCCCAGGTATCTTCTCGGCGCTGATGATCGGCATGGGCCGTGCGGTGGGCGAGACCATGATCGTGCTGATGGCCACCGGCAACACCCCGGTGATGGAAATGAACCTGTTCGAAGGCATGCGCACCCTGGCCGCCAACGTGGCCGTGGAAATGCCCGAATCGGAAGTCGGCGGCAGCCACTACCGCGTGCTGTTCCTCGCCGCCCTCGTGCTGCTGATGTTCACCTTCGTCATGAACACCTTGGCCGAGCTGATTCGCCAGCGTCTGCGCAAGAAATACTCGTCGCTTTGA
- a CDS encoding phosphate ABC transporter substrate-binding protein PstS: MKLKRLMAALTFAAAGVATANAVAAVDPAIPTYTKTTGVSGNLSSVGSDTLANLMTLWAEAYKKEYPNVNIQIQAAGSSTAPPALTEGTANLGPMSRKMKDVELQAFEQKYGYKPTAIPVAVDALAVFVHKDNPIKGLTMAQVDAIFSSTRLCGAKAEVKTWGDLGVTGDLANKPVQLFGRNSVSGTYGYFKEEALCKGDFKANVNEQPGSASVVQSISSSLNGIGYSGIGYKTASVKTVALAKKEGGEFVEDNEANALNGSYPLSRFLYVYVNKAPNKPLAPLEAEFVKLVLSQAGQQVVVKDGYIPLPAKVVDKTLADLGLSHAGNVAKK; this comes from the coding sequence ATGAAACTGAAGCGTTTGATGGCGGCCCTCACCTTTGCCGCCGCGGGCGTTGCGACCGCCAACGCGGTAGCCGCCGTCGACCCTGCGATCCCGACCTACACCAAGACCACCGGTGTTTCGGGCAACCTCTCCAGCGTCGGTTCCGATACGCTCGCGAACCTGATGACCTTGTGGGCCGAGGCCTACAAGAAGGAATATCCGAACGTAAACATCCAGATCCAGGCGGCCGGTTCCTCCACCGCGCCACCCGCGCTGACCGAAGGCACCGCCAACCTCGGCCCGATGAGCCGCAAGATGAAGGACGTCGAGCTGCAGGCCTTCGAGCAGAAGTACGGCTACAAGCCGACCGCCATTCCGGTTGCCGTCGACGCCCTGGCCGTGTTCGTGCACAAGGACAACCCGATCAAGGGCCTGACCATGGCCCAGGTCGATGCCATCTTCTCCTCGACCCGCCTGTGCGGCGCCAAGGCCGAGGTCAAGACCTGGGGCGACCTGGGCGTGACCGGCGACCTGGCCAACAAGCCGGTGCAGCTGTTCGGTCGTAACTCGGTATCGGGCACCTACGGCTACTTCAAGGAAGAAGCCCTGTGCAAAGGCGACTTCAAGGCCAACGTCAACGAACAGCCCGGCTCGGCGTCGGTCGTACAGTCGATCAGCTCCTCGCTGAACGGCATCGGCTACTCCGGCATCGGCTACAAGACCGCCAGCGTCAAGACCGTGGCCCTGGCCAAGAAAGAAGGCGGCGAGTTCGTCGAGGACAACGAAGCCAACGCCCTGAACGGCTCGTACCCGCTGTCGCGCTTCCTGTACGTCTACGTCAACAAGGCACCGAACAAGCCTCTGGCGCCGCTGGAAGCCGAATTCGTCAAGCTGGTGCTGTCGCAGGCGGGCCAGCAGGTTGTGGTGAAGGATGGCTACATCCCGCTGCCGGCCAAGGTGGTCGACAAGACCCTGGCTGACCTGGGCCTGTCCCACGCCGGTAACGTTGCAAAGAAGTAA
- a CDS encoding S-type pyocin domain-containing protein → MELKKQLNHYDEREFSAFVHAIWNVEVDQSHHDTLIAHFDKIVGHPSGSDLLFYSEAERTGSINSPDEIVETIKSWHRRNGRAAFKGQAAPPAPPARQTLTREQRADQTAKRNLERVRKLAAEIQAGERDFKHKATLLERALSQGPIAGTPAQQLAAAVSVLRVLEAAQHQAKQALGSLERLQMSVKFALDAAKRDVKSPFSNPATQAVVLREMTTASQQHGAALAAALTRHPPLYERGVALIERLKAQIAQLAKATRSGPGHGSLTLAASAHVASLYPQLLTAQGLKRETAEYQRGLIKTLRSAVAELEWQGTSVQGEHPGSYADVLEFVLSTPSDDPRFAFTVPLTAISDLEPLDWAALAASRAQVSLPMRLCSRVKERSTGLVTGIKPWTRYSHVVMTSTQGSVVPSHVRVRAARWDASRQAFAFTSEGEAPVSVVWQTTQSAYADRDRSRPSSVGYLNIPRVPQLENFPALTHARFDDYIVVFPEGSGMSPLYLMFRDRREL, encoded by the coding sequence ATGGAGCTCAAGAAGCAGTTGAACCACTACGACGAACGCGAATTCTCCGCGTTCGTCCACGCTATTTGGAACGTGGAGGTCGATCAGTCACATCACGATACGCTCATCGCCCACTTCGACAAAATTGTCGGCCACCCCTCAGGCAGCGACTTATTGTTTTATTCGGAGGCAGAGAGAACCGGGAGCATCAATTCACCCGATGAAATCGTCGAAACGATCAAATCATGGCACCGACGAAACGGCCGGGCGGCATTCAAAGGCCAGGCTGCACCGCCAGCGCCACCCGCGCGTCAAACGCTGACCCGCGAGCAGCGTGCGGACCAGACAGCCAAGCGCAATCTGGAACGGGTGCGCAAGCTGGCCGCCGAGATCCAGGCGGGCGAGCGTGATTTCAAGCACAAAGCCACCCTGTTGGAACGCGCACTGTCGCAGGGTCCCATTGCCGGGACACCTGCCCAGCAACTGGCTGCAGCAGTCTCCGTGCTGCGCGTGTTGGAGGCGGCCCAACACCAGGCCAAACAAGCCCTGGGTTCATTAGAGCGCTTGCAGATGTCGGTAAAGTTCGCACTGGATGCGGCAAAGCGGGACGTCAAAAGCCCCTTTTCCAACCCCGCGACCCAGGCTGTGGTTCTGCGTGAAATGACAACGGCCAGTCAGCAGCACGGCGCCGCACTCGCTGCGGCGCTGACGCGGCATCCTCCTTTATACGAGCGAGGCGTAGCCCTGATCGAGCGACTCAAAGCGCAGATCGCACAACTGGCCAAGGCCACGAGATCCGGGCCAGGCCATGGGTCCCTGACCTTGGCGGCCTCTGCCCATGTGGCAAGCCTGTACCCCCAGCTGCTGACGGCCCAGGGGTTGAAGCGCGAGACTGCCGAGTACCAGCGAGGTCTGATCAAGACCTTGCGCTCGGCCGTGGCAGAACTGGAGTGGCAGGGCACCTCCGTGCAGGGCGAGCACCCTGGTAGTTACGCGGATGTGCTGGAGTTCGTGCTGAGCACGCCAAGCGACGACCCGCGCTTCGCCTTCACGGTGCCGCTGACAGCGATCAGTGATTTGGAGCCTCTGGACTGGGCGGCGTTGGCTGCAAGCCGTGCGCAGGTATCCCTGCCGATGCGCCTTTGCTCCAGGGTGAAGGAGCGCAGCACGGGTTTGGTGACGGGTATCAAGCCTTGGACGCGCTACTCCCATGTGGTGATGACGTCGACTCAGGGCTCGGTTGTTCCCTCGCACGTACGTGTCCGGGCAGCTCGCTGGGATGCCTCGCGACAGGCGTTCGCATTCACCAGCGAGGGAGAGGCGCCTGTCAGCGTGGTTTGGCAGACAACGCAGTCTGCCTATGCTGACCGGGACCGCTCCAGGCCAAGCAGTGTCGGGTATCTCAACATCCCGCGAGTACCGCAGCTTGAAAACTTCCCTGCGCTGACCCACGCCCGATTCGACGACTACATCGTGGTATTCCCCGAGGGCTCGGGTATGAGCCCGTTGTACCTGATGTTCAGGGACCGAAGAGAGCTCTAG
- a CDS encoding DUF6392 family protein has product MNITQLKTYLDNLGRPLDELVAESIFPSGPILEPFPESLSIFIEPVPGLTASFWAETRAFESISVLLVEGFSEAPVYAHALPEPYSVCKSRESALKIFGEPMLSKGPFKMPIVLQELGGWDKFALTSMGYPELAIVVDYDVQLNVTGFAFTVKETGYERDRAEAQSLIAASEPHRS; this is encoded by the coding sequence ATGAATATTACTCAGCTGAAAACGTACCTTGACAACTTAGGTCGGCCACTTGATGAATTGGTTGCCGAAAGCATATTTCCGTCCGGGCCGATTTTGGAGCCTTTTCCTGAGTCTTTATCCATCTTCATCGAGCCAGTCCCCGGCCTTACGGCAAGTTTCTGGGCTGAGACACGAGCGTTCGAGTCGATCAGCGTACTGTTGGTCGAGGGCTTTTCAGAGGCCCCAGTCTATGCACATGCACTCCCTGAACCATACTCTGTGTGCAAATCGCGTGAGTCGGCCTTAAAGATCTTTGGTGAACCGATGCTTTCGAAAGGCCCATTCAAAATGCCGATAGTGCTGCAGGAACTTGGAGGTTGGGATAAGTTTGCTTTAACAAGCATGGGCTATCCAGAGTTGGCTATTGTTGTAGATTATGATGTTCAACTGAATGTGACCGGCTTTGCTTTTACTGTAAAAGAAACCGGCTATGAACGCGATCGTGCCGAGGCTCAATCACTGATCGCTGCCTCTGAACCTCATCGTTCTTGA
- a CDS encoding S-type pyocin domain-containing protein, with protein MAQNTFNDNSRGDVVITPGSSGFDAGGGGFFSIGGGGGFGGGFSSSSRRRAKKRARARAAALAQAQAEEQARQGAAARARAEALAKAHRQRVDTHAQAREARRAQLDSHFAALKRGLAHALSQEIDAARTRPVHDPSERWQLYQITKARSETLGLIAAKQRELAGRQALAGKFASHGMTAQAYAARLAGLPTAPQMQQLYRDWEAAYLAGQQAALLQEAIKQLSARAATLLAEHGRQTQLWREREAQWAQQRAYAEQREARIRFKQQADEDRRFERLKQAATLTAPVAAAHAGGVLLTQAGAQVAADLARVIEQAIGNASKEVFRVAAIRAGQTVSLSATAMLYSPELGNGELTDAQRRRHLEGLGLRADLLGVQTGQNLQAIADAGGSARLNQRIKIEAVAGGSGVAVVSTGAGVAAEVPVRNAVFDPLTDTYRVEAESSLGKSIVLGSGAARGTAGAHAVTRGAYHSGDSSGIFGRTRTARY; from the coding sequence GTGGCTCAAAATACATTCAACGACAACTCAAGGGGCGATGTCGTCATCACCCCTGGCTCCTCCGGTTTTGATGCCGGCGGAGGCGGTTTTTTCAGTATTGGTGGCGGTGGGGGATTCGGTGGGGGCTTTTCCAGCTCCAGCCGACGCCGCGCCAAGAAACGCGCCAGGGCCCGTGCCGCCGCGCTCGCCCAGGCGCAGGCCGAAGAACAGGCGCGCCAGGGCGCCGCAGCGCGGGCGCGTGCCGAGGCGCTGGCCAAGGCCCATCGCCAGCGCGTCGATACCCATGCCCAGGCCCGTGAAGCGCGCCGTGCGCAACTCGACAGCCATTTCGCTGCCCTGAAACGCGGCTTGGCTCACGCCCTGAGCCAAGAGATCGACGCTGCCCGGACCCGCCCCGTCCACGATCCCAGTGAACGCTGGCAGCTCTACCAGATCACCAAGGCGCGTAGCGAAACGCTAGGGCTGATTGCCGCCAAGCAGCGGGAGCTGGCTGGGCGCCAGGCGCTGGCAGGTAAGTTCGCCAGCCATGGCATGACCGCCCAGGCCTACGCTGCACGCCTCGCGGGGCTCCCTACCGCGCCTCAGATGCAGCAGCTGTACCGCGACTGGGAAGCGGCCTATCTGGCGGGCCAGCAGGCAGCACTGCTGCAGGAAGCCATCAAGCAGTTGTCCGCACGCGCAGCGACCCTGCTCGCCGAACATGGGCGGCAAACGCAGCTGTGGCGTGAACGAGAAGCGCAATGGGCTCAGCAGCGGGCGTACGCCGAGCAGCGTGAAGCCCGGATCCGTTTCAAGCAGCAGGCCGATGAGGACCGGCGCTTTGAGCGACTGAAGCAGGCCGCGACACTGACGGCACCGGTTGCTGCCGCTCATGCCGGTGGCGTGTTGCTCACTCAGGCAGGCGCCCAGGTGGCAGCGGACCTGGCCAGAGTGATCGAGCAGGCCATTGGCAATGCCTCCAAGGAGGTGTTCCGGGTCGCGGCGATTCGCGCAGGCCAGACCGTCAGCCTGAGCGCCACGGCCATGCTCTATTCGCCGGAGTTGGGCAATGGCGAACTGACTGACGCGCAACGCAGGCGGCACCTCGAAGGCTTAGGCCTGCGTGCGGACTTGCTGGGCGTCCAAACCGGCCAGAACCTGCAGGCCATCGCCGATGCTGGCGGCTCTGCGCGTTTGAACCAGCGCATCAAGATCGAAGCTGTTGCCGGCGGCAGTGGCGTGGCCGTGGTGTCTACAGGGGCCGGGGTCGCCGCTGAAGTCCCTGTGAGAAATGCCGTTTTCGACCCGCTGACCGATACCTACCGGGTAGAAGCCGAATCGTCTCTGGGCAAATCCATTGTTCTCGGCAGTGGCGCCGCGCGCGGAACTGCTGGGGCCCACGCTGTTACCAGAGGCGCCTACCATTCCGGGGATTCTTCCGGGATCTTCGGTCGAACCCGTACTGCCAGGTATTGA
- a CDS encoding MFS transporter — MTSVPSSIEQPSRPLTRSDYKTLSLSALGGALEFYDFIIFVFFATVVGKLFFPADMPEWLRLMQTFGIFAAGYLARPLGGIIMAHFGDLLGRKKMFTLSIFMMALPTLIMGLLPTYAQIGLWAPLLLLLMRVIQGAAIGGEVPGAWVFVSEHVPARNTGYACGTLTSGLTAGILLGSLVATLINSVYSADEVADYAWRIPFLLGGVFGLFSVYLRRWLHETPVFAEMQQRKALAEELPLRAVLRDHRGAIILSMLLTWMLSAGIVVVILMTPALLQSVYHVSPTDSLKANSLAIVLLSVGCIASGRLADRFGAGRVFIIGSLALLATSWAFYHSLATRPELLFPLYAVTGLCVGVIGAVPYVMVKAFPPVVRFSGLSFSYNVAYAIFGGLTPMVVTALLKFSPMAPAYYVAGLCVLGLFVGLYLLANKR, encoded by the coding sequence ATGACTTCCGTGCCCAGCAGTATCGAGCAGCCCTCGCGGCCACTGACCCGCAGTGACTACAAGACCCTTTCCCTGTCTGCCTTGGGCGGCGCACTGGAATTCTACGACTTCATCATCTTCGTGTTCTTCGCCACGGTGGTCGGCAAGCTGTTCTTCCCCGCCGACATGCCCGAGTGGCTGCGCCTGATGCAAACCTTCGGCATCTTCGCCGCCGGCTACCTGGCGCGCCCGTTGGGCGGGATCATCATGGCGCACTTCGGCGACCTGCTCGGGCGCAAGAAGATGTTCACCCTGAGCATCTTCATGATGGCCTTGCCGACGCTGATCATGGGCCTGCTGCCCACCTACGCGCAGATCGGCCTGTGGGCGCCGCTGCTGTTGCTGCTGATGCGCGTCATCCAGGGCGCGGCAATCGGCGGCGAGGTGCCAGGGGCCTGGGTGTTCGTCTCCGAGCACGTGCCGGCGCGCAATACCGGCTACGCCTGTGGCACGCTGACCTCGGGCCTGACTGCCGGCATCCTGCTCGGTTCGCTGGTGGCCACGCTGATCAACAGCGTCTACAGCGCCGACGAAGTCGCCGATTACGCCTGGCGGATCCCGTTCCTGCTCGGCGGGGTGTTCGGGCTGTTCTCGGTGTACCTGCGCCGCTGGCTGCACGAGACCCCGGTGTTCGCCGAGATGCAGCAGCGCAAGGCGCTGGCCGAGGAGCTGCCACTGCGTGCGGTGCTGCGTGACCACCGCGGCGCGATCATCCTGTCGATGTTGCTGACCTGGATGCTCTCGGCGGGCATCGTGGTGGTCATCCTGATGACCCCGGCATTGCTGCAGAGCGTCTACCACGTCAGCCCGACCGACTCGCTCAAGGCCAACAGCCTGGCGATCGTACTGCTGAGCGTGGGCTGCATCGCTTCGGGCCGCCTGGCCGACCGGTTCGGCGCCGGCCGGGTGTTCATCATCGGCAGCCTGGCCTTGCTGGCCACTTCCTGGGCGTTCTACCACAGCCTGGCCACCCGCCCCGAGCTGCTGTTCCCGCTGTACGCGGTGACCGGCCTGTGCGTGGGGGTGATCGGCGCGGTGCCTTACGTGATGGTCAAGGCGTTCCCGCCGGTGGTGCGCTTCAGCGGGCTGTCGTTCTCCTACAACGTCGCCTACGCGATCTTCGGCGGCCTGACGCCGATGGTGGTGACCGCGCTGCTCAAGTTCAGCCCGATGGCGCCTGCGTACTACGTCGCTGGGTTGTGCGTGCTTGGTTTGTTCGTGGGCCTGTACCTGCTGGCCAACAAGCGCTGA